Proteins encoded within one genomic window of Amorphoplanes friuliensis DSM 7358:
- a CDS encoding LamG-like jellyroll fold domain-containing protein: MTVLVAVDSRAHFRVFRRSIAWTTTSLLLSAALTAVPSEASAAGTQTAMPTRLPAATTGQDQAAAMRLARESDTRVEIMSERTEYSQFFAEPGGNLTYESTVLPQRVHRSDGSWADVDLTLQQSAEGTLRPQSSVADVRFSSGGEGPLVTLVDHGKSFTMTWPGRDLPAPTVTADTATYAEILPGVDLVVRATSLGFSHVLTVKTADAAKNSALREITFDLGGAAEVSRLPDGSLQAAAGSSLLASAPAPAMWDSRSTGATAKTSAESAAAVQGAGPDISTAAAPGDAARVVSVETEVNSAGDLVLKPDADMLAGPATFPLFIDPEWSTGKKRWAYATNNNTSNGDVSRARVGMDPDGRIYRSYFEFSLAALKGKHVESAKVKMEVDHSWACTPTWTHMYSANPISSTPRTAWKSSNPFLKHLSAAESHANEGVGCEDSPQPDSPVTFTGGAIGSLVNTLAGRSADTVTMAFSAGNDNQEYENAKDRWKKFFLGSAKLIADVDAKPGKPYSLQVNGVACQSASVGVGLTNPYFGAFMPDSDTSQTLRSTWEWYKVVNGAISTKMTSPAVSQTPANSRDASVRASGAVNNQTYAFRVQGKDPAPYEITSPWSDWCYFHIDTTDPPVVGTVLSMPQGPGKPGQFEISSTAADVTKFRYGWNAAGNEIAAKTVPNRPGKSVIVTLSAPKYGENVLYLQAVDSTKNVGDGSLSIIVQRPSPPVARWGLESYPGVSTDDALSDQQGELAGDTPLSASTSGFSWSDRQRMVGTSTATFTGTGVLTTTTPVLDTARNYGVAAWVKLDQMTGGQNIVSQDGNQTANFQLQYRSDDRNGDGIADKSFCFTLRNEDVAATAALTTVCGVNTAVAGRWTHVAGGYDAAEKKIRVWIDGVMKGEADAPQMWSAAGPLRIGDRKLTPTQWTDQFFGSVADVQVFDRVLVQDDFTGRIAEPGSQMLDEPGILTPIEVGRWDFAVASECYDAAIPDTCAAADAAPWGRRLRLTPGTEIGDGSGGGFAAFDNQHLWWVGPDDPVYGTATREYGFSQQNTAGPEDEPQWQDSPVVRTDQSFTVSVMTHVDSIDTTMTAIAPKGGKQSAFYLGSRKSTVGSVSAQRFEVMVPSLDQDLGESYTHIVAPTPIDIDDAGSWTQLTVTYVAGTKKLQLYVNGKLAQSGSVPGLWNAGGPLIVGNSWWSADNTSGGWTDAWFGGLDDVRVYQGAMTAAQVAELYASQSVDAP; encoded by the coding sequence ATGACTGTTTTGGTTGCTGTAGATTCGCGCGCCCATTTTCGGGTGTTCCGGCGTTCGATCGCTTGGACCACCACGTCGTTGCTGCTTTCCGCCGCCCTTACAGCCGTGCCCTCCGAAGCCTCGGCGGCCGGCACGCAGACGGCGATGCCGACCCGGTTGCCTGCAGCAACCACCGGTCAGGACCAGGCCGCGGCGATGAGACTTGCCCGGGAGTCCGATACCCGAGTCGAGATCATGTCCGAGCGGACGGAGTACAGCCAGTTCTTCGCCGAACCCGGTGGAAACCTGACGTACGAGTCGACGGTCCTGCCTCAGCGCGTTCATCGATCTGACGGGTCCTGGGCGGATGTCGACCTGACCTTGCAGCAGTCCGCGGAGGGAACGTTGCGTCCGCAGTCTTCGGTCGCCGATGTGCGGTTCTCCTCCGGTGGTGAAGGGCCGCTGGTCACCTTGGTTGATCACGGCAAGTCGTTCACCATGACCTGGCCGGGCCGTGACCTTCCGGCCCCGACGGTGACAGCCGACACGGCGACTTACGCCGAAATACTGCCGGGTGTCGACCTGGTGGTGCGCGCGACGTCGTTGGGCTTCTCGCATGTGCTGACGGTCAAGACAGCGGACGCAGCGAAGAACTCGGCGCTGCGAGAGATCACCTTCGACCTCGGTGGTGCGGCGGAAGTATCCCGTCTGCCTGATGGTTCGTTGCAGGCAGCAGCGGGCTCGAGCCTGCTGGCCTCAGCGCCCGCGCCGGCCATGTGGGATTCCCGCTCCACCGGCGCCACCGCGAAAACCTCGGCGGAGAGTGCTGCCGCCGTCCAAGGCGCCGGCCCTGACATCTCGACTGCTGCGGCGCCCGGTGATGCCGCCCGCGTGGTGTCGGTCGAGACCGAGGTGAACTCGGCAGGGGACCTGGTGCTCAAGCCGGACGCGGACATGCTGGCCGGGCCTGCGACCTTCCCGCTGTTCATCGACCCGGAGTGGAGCACCGGCAAAAAGCGGTGGGCGTACGCGACGAACAACAACACCAGCAACGGCGACGTGTCGCGGGCACGGGTCGGTATGGATCCCGATGGCCGGATCTACCGGTCCTACTTCGAGTTCTCCCTGGCCGCACTCAAGGGCAAGCACGTCGAGTCCGCGAAGGTGAAGATGGAGGTCGACCACTCCTGGGCCTGCACTCCCACGTGGACGCACATGTACAGCGCGAATCCGATCTCGTCGACGCCGCGGACGGCGTGGAAGTCGTCGAACCCGTTCCTGAAGCACCTGTCGGCCGCTGAGTCGCATGCGAACGAGGGAGTCGGGTGTGAGGACTCGCCGCAGCCGGACAGTCCTGTCACCTTCACCGGTGGTGCGATCGGGTCGCTGGTCAACACCCTTGCGGGACGCAGCGCCGACACGGTGACGATGGCGTTCTCCGCCGGCAACGACAACCAGGAGTACGAGAACGCCAAGGACCGCTGGAAGAAGTTCTTCCTGGGCAGCGCCAAGCTGATCGCCGATGTCGATGCGAAACCCGGGAAGCCATATTCGTTGCAGGTCAACGGCGTGGCTTGTCAGTCAGCCAGTGTGGGCGTCGGGCTGACCAACCCGTACTTCGGTGCCTTCATGCCTGACTCTGATACCAGCCAGACGCTGCGGAGCACGTGGGAGTGGTACAAAGTCGTCAACGGTGCCATCTCGACGAAGATGACCTCGCCGGCGGTCAGTCAGACTCCGGCCAACAGCCGCGATGCCAGCGTTCGGGCCTCCGGCGCGGTGAACAACCAGACGTACGCCTTCCGGGTACAGGGCAAGGATCCTGCGCCGTACGAGATCACCAGCCCATGGTCCGACTGGTGTTACTTCCATATCGATACCACCGACCCGCCGGTGGTCGGAACCGTCCTGTCGATGCCGCAGGGACCCGGCAAGCCTGGGCAGTTCGAAATCAGCTCGACCGCAGCCGACGTCACCAAGTTCCGCTACGGGTGGAATGCGGCGGGCAACGAAATCGCAGCGAAAACGGTCCCGAACAGGCCCGGCAAGTCGGTGATCGTGACCCTGAGCGCGCCGAAGTATGGCGAGAACGTGTTGTATCTCCAGGCTGTCGACAGCACGAAGAACGTCGGTGACGGCTCCTTGTCCATCATCGTGCAGCGCCCGTCTCCACCGGTGGCGCGGTGGGGTCTCGAAAGCTACCCGGGCGTCAGTACGGACGACGCGCTCTCGGATCAGCAGGGAGAGCTGGCGGGAGACACACCGCTCAGCGCATCCACGTCCGGGTTCTCCTGGTCAGATCGGCAGCGGATGGTCGGTACATCGACTGCCACCTTCACCGGGACCGGTGTGCTCACCACCACGACACCGGTACTCGACACCGCGAGAAACTACGGGGTCGCTGCTTGGGTCAAGCTAGATCAAATGACCGGTGGCCAGAACATCGTGTCGCAGGACGGCAATCAGACGGCCAACTTCCAGTTGCAGTACCGCAGCGACGATCGCAACGGTGACGGCATCGCCGACAAGTCGTTCTGCTTTACCTTGCGCAACGAGGACGTGGCTGCGACTGCCGCGCTGACGACGGTGTGTGGGGTCAACACGGCGGTGGCCGGCCGGTGGACGCACGTTGCCGGTGGGTACGACGCGGCCGAGAAGAAGATCCGGGTATGGATCGACGGGGTCATGAAGGGCGAAGCCGACGCTCCGCAGATGTGGAGTGCCGCCGGACCGCTGCGGATCGGTGACCGGAAACTGACTCCGACGCAGTGGACCGATCAGTTCTTCGGCAGCGTCGCCGACGTTCAGGTCTTTGATCGGGTGCTGGTGCAGGACGACTTCACGGGCAGGATCGCCGAGCCTGGCTCACAGATGCTGGACGAGCCGGGCATCCTCACGCCGATCGAGGTCGGTCGCTGGGATTTCGCCGTCGCCTCGGAGTGTTACGACGCTGCGATCCCGGACACCTGCGCGGCAGCAGACGCGGCACCGTGGGGACGGCGCCTTCGCCTGACCCCGGGTACCGAGATCGGTGACGGTAGTGGCGGGGGGTTCGCGGCCTTCGACAATCAGCACCTTTGGTGGGTGGGGCCGGATGACCCGGTCTATGGCACCGCGACCCGGGAGTACGGCTTCTCGCAACAGAACACCGCGGGGCCGGAGGATGAGCCGCAATGGCAGGACAGTCCGGTGGTACGTACCGATCAGTCGTTCACGGTGTCGGTTATGACGCACGTCGACTCGATCGACACGACGATGACGGCCATCGCGCCCAAGGGCGGCAAACAGTCGGCCTTTTATCTCGGCAGTCGCAAGTCTACGGTCGGTTCGGTCTCCGCTCAGCGGTTCGAGGTGATGGTGCCCTCGTTGGACCAGGACCTCGGTGAGAGTTACACCCACATCGTCGCTCCGACGCCGATCGACATCGACGATGCCGGTTCCTGGACCCAGTTGACGGTCACCTACGTCGCCGGGACCAAGAAGCTGCAGTTGTACGTCAACGGCAAACTCGCCCAGTCCGGTTCGGTGCCGGGTCTGTGGAATGCCGGTGGTCCGCTGATCGTCGGGAACTCCTGGTGGAGTGCCGACAACACCTCAGGTGGCTGGACCGACGCCTGGTTCGGCGGACTCGATGACGTCCGCGTCTATCAGGGTGCCATGACTGCCGCCCAGGTAGCCGAGCTGTATGCGAGCCAGAGTGTCGATGCCCCGTAG